The Patescibacteria group bacterium genome includes a window with the following:
- a CDS encoding (d)CMP kinase has product MIISISGAEGSGKSTIAKMLAAKLGWPRYYIGGIRREKAKKRGLTLAEYNKLGETDPSTDLEVDEYQKKLGETSDNFIMEGRTSWHFIPQSFKIYLDVSFAEGAKRIFGALQKSGERNEGKNLKTYDDVLASIRSRRESDKLRYAKYFGIDVFDLKNYDFVLDTTNLNIDQVFKEVLGAIENKLKNEKNV; this is encoded by the coding sequence ATGATTATTTCTATCTCCGGCGCGGAAGGGTCGGGAAAATCAACTATCGCGAAGATGCTGGCGGCCAAATTGGGCTGGCCGCGTTATTATATTGGCGGAATTCGCCGCGAAAAAGCCAAAAAGCGCGGGCTGACCTTGGCTGAATATAATAAGCTGGGTGAGACTGACCCGTCAACTGATCTGGAAGTTGATGAGTATCAAAAAAAACTCGGTGAAACGAGCGATAATTTTATTATGGAAGGTCGGACGTCGTGGCATTTTATCCCCCAATCTTTTAAAATTTATTTGGATGTTTCTTTTGCCGAAGGCGCGAAAAGGATTTTCGGCGCGTTGCAAAAAAGCGGCGAGCGCAACGAAGGAAAAAATTTAAAAACTTACGATGACGTGCTGGCCAGCATCAGATCCCGCCGCGAGAGCGACAAATTGCGCTATGCTAAATATTTTGGCATCGACGTCTTTGATTTGAAGAATTATGATTTTGTTTTGGACACGACGAATTTGAATATTGACCAGGTTTTTAAAGAGGTTTTGGGGGCGATTGAAAATAAGTTGAAAAACGAAAAAAATGTTTAA
- the aroA gene encoding 3-phosphoshikimate 1-carboxyvinyltransferase has protein sequence MKLRVRPINNINGEVVAPGSKSQTVRAILLAALAEGDSVITNALDSEDSAAAIAVAKALGAQVDSRTGGNQPLIKMKGANVPFKHVSSLIYTSNSGIATNFSLPLLGLRTDCSKEITFDCGEQMRRRPITAMIAAARKLGMAISGQNGENFPLKVSGELIGGKAEIDGEISQTLSGLMIALPLAREDSILTINNLRERPYAKLTACWLDKLGIKYGWRQEKNIDIIDLPGRQKYRAFAAAVPGDFSSASYLIAAGALFPGRTIIKGLEANDVQGDKQLIPILTKMGADIFWQDNQLVINGGRPLAGFTIDCADIPDLLPTLAVIGTYAKGMTRLINAKVRSKETDRIASMKNGLRKMGADIEEIDDGLAIKQSSLAGTEVNGCDDHRTVMALALAGLLAAGETTITTAEAIKKTFPAFVETMNSLGAAIKKY, from the coding sequence ATGAAGCTTCGCGTCCGACCAATTAATAATATCAATGGCGAGGTCGTCGCCCCCGGTTCGAAATCACAAACAGTGCGGGCCATTCTTTTGGCCGCTTTAGCCGAAGGCGATTCGGTCATAACCAACGCGCTTGATTCCGAAGATTCAGCGGCGGCGATTGCCGTAGCCAAAGCTTTGGGGGCTCAAGTTGATTCGCGAACCGGCGGCAATCAACCACTCATTAAAATGAAGGGCGCGAACGTTCCGTTTAAGCATGTCTCTTCTTTAATTTATACTTCCAACTCCGGAATCGCCACTAATTTTTCTTTGCCCTTACTGGGTTTGCGAACCGACTGTTCGAAAGAGATAACTTTTGATTGCGGGGAACAAATGCGCCGCCGGCCGATTACGGCAATGATCGCCGCCGCAAGAAAATTAGGGATGGCGATCAGCGGCCAAAACGGAGAAAATTTTCCTCTGAAAGTTTCGGGCGAATTGATCGGCGGCAAGGCGGAAATCGACGGCGAAATTTCCCAAACTTTATCCGGCTTGATGATCGCCCTGCCCTTGGCTCGCGAAGATTCCATTTTGACAATAAATAATTTGCGGGAACGCCCTTATGCAAAACTGACCGCCTGCTGGCTGGACAAATTGGGAATCAAATATGGCTGGCGCCAAGAAAAAAACATTGACATCATTGATTTGCCCGGCCGGCAAAAATATCGCGCCTTTGCGGCAGCCGTGCCCGGAGATTTTTCTTCCGCTTCCTATCTGATCGCCGCCGGCGCTCTTTTCCCGGGGCGGACGATCATCAAAGGCCTTGAAGCGAACGATGTCCAGGGCGATAAACAGCTGATTCCAATTTTAACTAAAATGGGAGCGGATATTTTTTGGCAAGACAATCAGCTTGTCATCAACGGCGGACGACCATTGGCCGGTTTCACGATCGATTGCGCCGATATCCCCGATTTATTGCCAACTTTAGCCGTTATCGGTACTTATGCAAAAGGAATGACTCGTCTGATAAATGCCAAAGTTCGCAGCAAAGAAACCGACCGGATCGCCAGTATGAAAAATGGTTTGCGGAAAATGGGAGCTGACATCGAAGAGATCGACGACGGATTGGCCATCAAACAAAGTTCGCTTGCCGGAACAGAGGTTAATGGTTGTGACGACCATCGCACGGTCATGGCTCTGGCTTTGGCCGGCCTCTTAGCCGCCGGCGAAACAACGATCACCACGGCCGAAGCGATCAAAAAAACATTTCCCGCCTTTGTCGAGACAATGAACAGTTTGGGGGCGGCAATAAAAAAATATTAG
- the rplS gene encoding 50S ribosomal protein L19, giving the protein MAEEKNTSTSAEATVDKTAEAEVKPVADTKDTKGKAAKPEELKSGMTVRVYQKIRETNAKGEEKERLQFFDGMIIAKKHGNQAGASITVRKISEGVGVEKIFPLHAPTVDRIVIKKQAKVRKSKLYYLRGEYKKRLKEKAY; this is encoded by the coding sequence ATGGCTGAAGAAAAAAATACCTCCACCTCCGCTGAAGCTACGGTGGACAAGACTGCCGAGGCTGAAGTTAAGCCGGTGGCGGACACGAAAGACACCAAGGGCAAGGCGGCTAAGCCGGAAGAATTAAAATCAGGGATGACTGTCCGCGTCTATCAGAAGATCCGGGAAACAAATGCCAAGGGCGAAGAAAAAGAGCGCTTGCAGTTTTTTGACGGCATGATCATCGCTAAGAAGCATGGCAATCAGGCCGGCGCTTCGATCACGGTCCGCAAGATTTCCGAAGGCGTGGGCGTGGAAAAGATTTTTCCCCTGCATGCTCCGACCGTTGACCGCATCGTCATCAAGAAACAGGCGAAAGTCCGGAAATCCAAACTGTATTATCTGCGCGGCGAGTATAAGAAACGTTTGAAAGAAAAAGCTTATTAG
- a CDS encoding LAGLIDADG family homing endonuclease — protein MSRPRRDKIKWSPDLAYVVGLITSDGCLSKDGRHIEFTSNDIDLILTFKSILGLKVKIGHKTSGYTGKKYPRLQFGDIVLYNWLKSIGLMPKKSKIIGDLKIPRKYFFDFLRGLFDGDGCFYSYWDKRWKSSFMFYVDFCSASKKFLKWLRKSLSAHLEIRGNLKIGTNVWNLRFAKEEGLKIIKKMYYLSDVKCLARKKNKIIRAFKEGEEKFVLR, from the coding sequence ATGAGCCGTCCAAGGAGGGATAAAATCAAATGGTCGCCGGATTTGGCGTACGTTGTCGGGCTGATAACCAGCGACGGCTGCCTTTCTAAAGATGGGAGGCACATAGAGTTTACCTCAAATGATATTGATTTGATTCTTACATTTAAGAGTATCTTGGGGCTTAAGGTAAAAATTGGACATAAAACATCCGGCTATACTGGTAAAAAATATCCGCGTTTGCAATTTGGCGACATTGTTTTGTATAATTGGCTTAAATCGATCGGTTTGATGCCGAAAAAATCGAAGATAATTGGTGATTTAAAAATTCCTAGAAAATATTTTTTTGATTTTTTAAGGGGATTATTCGATGGTGACGGCTGTTTTTATTCTTACTGGGATAAGCGTTGGAAAAGTAGTTTTATGTTTTATGTTGATTTTTGTTCTGCCAGTAAAAAGTTTTTGAAATGGTTGCGTAAATCATTATCTGCCCATTTAGAGATAAGAGGAAATTTAAAGATAGGTACTAATGTTTGGAATTTAAGATTTGCTAAAGAGGAAGGATTAAAAATTATTAAAAAAATGTATTATTTGTCAGACGTTAAGTGCTTGGCGAGAAAGAAAAATAAAATTATCAGGGCGTTTAAAGAAGGGGAAGAAAAGTTTGTTTTAAGGTAA
- a CDS encoding AAA family ATPase, producing MFLEKLDIQGFKSFASKNTLVFPAGSKDKKGITVIVGPNGSGKSNVADAVRWVLGEQSMKTLRAKTSEDVIFSGSSSKGQLGMAEVSLYLNNEDGQAPIDFSQLVITRRIYRNGESDYLLNEAKVRLADIQILLAKSSVGQKTYSVIGQGMVESFLATTASERKEFFDEATGVRQFQIKREQSLSKLIASYENSGQANMLLSEIEPRLRSLTRQVNKLHARGEIETELKNIRTSYFKFVWHNLNDKFSEYNNKYLSLEEILRAKTSELAGLNAELAKMEESRETEEYDKLSAQAAEIQKQREEILQKIAAVDAQLTLQLEASGNFDLSWLVNKESELKQEVDRNEAALGDLKNELENKNNLVKNFNEEKNSLNGKIEELNKTLRELSAGGKGIARDEKKINSLLGEIKIELEKLEEENEIGKIKETLGKLKSLISEVINLSSAGDDNEAFYAKQHAIQEELLKLAREKEELIGRAIEPELAAKTLAEKINLLNDNLHRQKNELESTSEKIKSSGEKKGDEEIKDKKAKLEIELKEIDNRVGEIKEKLNTFNREREEKHAKLFRLQREGQNLQQEINRLSNELNVIKIDSAKYETRLEDLETEIRKSLDNLKDIKENRAAEEVNTLEAEIKIRQLENQLSLIGGIDPEVEKEYTETKTKFDFLKEQVNDLESAIGTLEGVIRELDGKIKERFDHEFKEICHKFEEYFKILFNGGSAKIIKLEDEEEVAAADGAPEQEKDEQKELQEKIKRLSKYNATGLAGIEIQACPPGKKINTINMLSGGEKALTAIALICAIISANPSPFVFLDEVDAALDESNSERLAKILEDLSAKTQFIVITHNRAPMHRANVLYGVTMQENGVSKLLSIKLEDYIKK from the coding sequence ATGTTTTTGGAAAAGTTGGATATTCAGGGTTTTAAGTCTTTTGCCAGCAAAAACACGCTGGTTTTTCCGGCTGGCAGCAAAGACAAAAAGGGCATCACCGTCATTGTCGGGCCGAACGGCTCGGGCAAATCCAACGTCGCTGACGCGGTGCGCTGGGTTTTGGGCGAGCAAAGCATGAAAACCTTGCGCGCCAAAACCTCCGAGGACGTGATCTTTTCCGGCTCTTCTTCCAAAGGACAATTAGGCATGGCTGAAGTCTCTTTATATTTAAATAATGAAGATGGCCAAGCGCCGATTGATTTTTCACAATTAGTGATAACCCGCCGAATATACCGCAACGGCGAAAGCGATTATTTATTAAATGAAGCCAAGGTTCGATTGGCCGATATTCAGATCCTTTTGGCTAAATCAAGCGTGGGCCAAAAAACTTATAGCGTGATCGGCCAGGGGATGGTCGAATCATTTTTGGCCACGACCGCCAGCGAGCGCAAAGAATTTTTCGATGAAGCGACCGGCGTGCGCCAATTCCAGATCAAGCGCGAACAATCTTTATCAAAATTGATCGCCAGTTATGAAAATTCCGGCCAAGCCAATATGCTTTTGTCAGAAATCGAACCGCGCTTAAGAAGCTTGACCCGGCAAGTGAACAAACTCCATGCCCGGGGCGAGATTGAAACTGAACTGAAAAATATCCGCACTTCCTATTTCAAATTCGTCTGGCACAATTTGAACGATAAATTTTCCGAATACAATAATAAGTATCTTTCGCTGGAAGAAATTTTGCGCGCCAAAACCTCGGAATTGGCCGGCCTTAATGCTGAATTGGCTAAAATGGAAGAAAGCCGCGAGACTGAAGAATATGACAAATTATCCGCTCAGGCCGCGGAAATACAAAAACAACGCGAAGAAATCTTGCAGAAAATCGCCGCCGTTGACGCGCAATTGACTCTGCAATTGGAAGCTTCGGGAAATTTCGACCTGTCTTGGCTTGTCAATAAAGAGAGCGAATTAAAACAAGAAGTTGATCGCAATGAAGCCGCGCTCGGGGATCTGAAAAATGAATTGGAAAATAAAAATAATCTGGTCAAGAATTTTAACGAAGAAAAAAACTCTCTTAATGGCAAGATCGAAGAATTAAACAAAACTCTGCGCGAATTATCGGCCGGCGGAAAGGGGATTGCCCGCGATGAGAAAAAAATCAATTCTCTTTTGGGCGAAATAAAAATCGAGTTGGAAAAACTGGAAGAAGAGAACGAGATCGGCAAGATCAAAGAAACGCTGGGCAAATTAAAATCGCTTATTTCGGAAGTGATAAATTTAAGCTCTGCCGGCGACGACAATGAAGCGTTTTATGCCAAACAGCATGCCATTCAGGAAGAATTATTAAAATTGGCCCGCGAAAAGGAAGAATTGATCGGCCGAGCGATCGAGCCGGAATTAGCCGCCAAGACTTTGGCGGAAAAAATAAATTTATTGAATGATAATTTACACCGGCAGAAAAACGAGCTTGAATCCACTTCGGAAAAGATCAAATCCAGCGGCGAAAAAAAGGGCGATGAAGAAATCAAAGATAAAAAAGCCAAATTGGAAATTGAGCTTAAAGAGATTGATAATCGGGTCGGGGAAATAAAAGAAAAACTTAATACTTTCAACCGCGAAAGAGAAGAAAAGCATGCCAAACTTTTCCGCCTCCAGCGCGAAGGGCAGAATTTACAGCAGGAAATCAACCGATTATCCAACGAACTTAATGTGATAAAAATCGATTCAGCCAAATACGAAACCCGACTGGAAGACTTGGAAACCGAGATCCGCAAAAGCCTTGATAATCTTAAGGACATCAAAGAAAATCGCGCTGCCGAAGAAGTAAACACCTTGGAGGCCGAAATAAAAATCCGCCAATTGGAAAACCAATTAAGCCTGATCGGCGGCATTGATCCGGAAGTGGAAAAAGAATATACCGAAACCAAAACAAAATTCGATTTTCTCAAAGAGCAAGTTAATGATCTGGAATCAGCCATCGGCACGCTTGAAGGCGTAATCCGCGAATTGGATGGAAAAATAAAAGAAAGATTCGACCATGAATTTAAAGAAATCTGCCATAAGTTTGAAGAGTATTTCAAAATTTTATTCAACGGCGGCTCAGCCAAAATAATCAAACTGGAAGACGAGGAAGAAGTCGCGGCAGCTGATGGCGCGCCCGAACAGGAAAAAGACGAGCAGAAAGAATTGCAGGAAAAGATCAAGCGGCTTTCCAAGTATAACGCGACTGGTTTGGCCGGCATCGAAATCCAGGCTTGCCCGCCAGGAAAAAAGATCAATACGATCAATATGCTCTCCGGCGGCGAAAAAGCCTTGACCGCAATCGCTTTGATCTGCGCGATTATTTCCGCCAACCCTTCGCCTTTTGTTTTCTTAGACGAAGTTGATGCCGCGCTCGACGAATCAAATTCCGAACGCCTGGCGAAAATTTTGGAAGATCTCTCTGCTAAAACCCAATTCATCGTCATTACCCATAACCGCGCCCCGATGCATCGCGCCAACGTCCTCTACGGCGTGACCATGCAGGAAAACGGCGTCTCAAAATTACTGAGCATCAAGCTGGAAGATTACATAAAAAAATAA
- a CDS encoding branched-chain amino acid transaminase, with amino-acid sequence MKKNSVWFDGKFMPLKSVRVPLLTHGLHYGSGVFEGVRCYQTPAGPAVFRIKEHIDRLFNSAAAIEMKFPYSRAEIVRAAKELIRKNNLQECYIRPLIFYGEKMGLSPLGAPVHFAIAAWPWEKYLNHDRIRVHVSKFIRLHPDTAVMTAKITGYYFNSILASLDAHAHRADEAVLLDANGCIAEGPGENIFFVKGKTLVTPKPGMILAGITRDSIIKIAKDSGLKVVERNIKPGELGRFDEAFLTGTAAEITNISQIDRVIYSRKPKVSRELAKAFSEAIHGKIKKYRPWLDFVNK; translated from the coding sequence ATGAAAAAAAATTCAGTTTGGTTTGATGGAAAATTCATGCCGCTTAAATCCGTTCGCGTGCCGCTTTTAACGCACGGCTTGCATTATGGCAGCGGGGTTTTTGAAGGAGTCCGTTGCTATCAAACTCCGGCCGGGCCGGCGGTTTTCCGCATCAAAGAGCATATCGATCGGCTATTCAATTCGGCAGCGGCGATCGAGATGAAATTCCCTTATTCGCGCGCGGAAATCGTCCGGGCCGCCAAAGAATTGATCAGGAAAAATAATTTGCAGGAATGCTATATTCGCCCGCTGATTTTTTACGGAGAAAAAATGGGGCTTTCGCCGCTCGGGGCGCCGGTGCATTTCGCCATTGCCGCCTGGCCGTGGGAAAAATATTTGAATCATGACCGGATCAGGGTGCATGTTTCCAAATTCATCCGCCTTCATCCGGATACGGCGGTGATGACCGCCAAGATCACCGGCTATTATTTCAATTCGATCCTGGCCTCGCTGGATGCCCACGCGCACCGGGCCGACGAAGCTGTTTTGCTCGACGCCAACGGTTGCATCGCCGAAGGACCGGGAGAAAATATTTTTTTCGTGAAAGGTAAAACTTTGGTCACGCCGAAACCGGGAATGATTTTGGCGGGCATCACCCGCGATTCGATTATTAAGATTGCCAAAGATTCGGGCCTAAAAGTAGTGGAAAGAAATATCAAGCCGGGTGAACTGGGCAGATTCGACGAAGCTTTTTTGACCGGTACGGCGGCGGAAATTACTAATATCAGCCAGATTGACCGCGTTATTTATTCCCGAAAACCGAAGGTATCCCGGGAATTGGCCAAGGCATTTTCCGAGGCAATCCACGGTAAAATTAAAAAATATCGCCCCTGGCTGGATTTTGTTAATAAATAA
- the pheA gene encoding prephenate dehydratase: MKKTDNKKPVIGIIGGNGRFGGWFKSFFTGAGLKVLVAGRKTELTPKELASACDIVIVCVPIPATAAVIREVRDEVRPDALLCDFTSLKELPLAEMMKTKSACGVTGIHPLFGPLVPNMEKQVIVFCSGRDNHWTKFLAELFKANGAQVIYSLPADHDRQMAVAQAFTHFINIVFARTIQKQKFELLNTFSTPVFRLQSVVAGRVLGGSPELYADLEMENPFFAALAEEFLGEAKKIISRLKAKDRQGFAADFAEAAAAMDRFVPVAQAKAVELISLLDRQPVELKKFSGAIKLGNLKGRVAYLGPDGTFSHQAARQVFPRSMEEMPCPAITGIFSAVINDEAILGIVPAENSTEGVIQETMDNLIKHPLRIVGSYKLPVHLNFLARTADVKKIKVIKSHAQPLAQSRNWLYQHFPGAKLEVESSTVQAILSSMDPSVAFIGSQAAAEKYNLQVLFENIEDKKNNITQFYIIAKKDSPELAKKLGADKTLLLLAVYDRPGVLRDILNEFARRNINLTKLHSKATEAEGWDYYFFVELAGLPENKKIQEALKAIKKFCSIVRILGET, translated from the coding sequence ATGAAAAAAACTGATAATAAAAAACCGGTGATCGGGATTATCGGCGGCAATGGCCGATTTGGCGGCTGGTTCAAAAGTTTTTTTACGGGTGCCGGCTTGAAAGTTTTGGTGGCCGGCAGAAAAACCGAGTTGACGCCCAAAGAATTGGCAAGCGCTTGCGATATCGTCATTGTTTGCGTGCCGATTCCGGCCACCGCGGCAGTGATCCGGGAAGTCAGAGATGAGGTCAGGCCCGATGCTCTGCTTTGTGATTTTACTTCGCTCAAAGAATTGCCGCTGGCAGAAATGATGAAAACCAAATCAGCCTGCGGCGTGACCGGCATTCATCCCCTCTTCGGCCCGTTAGTGCCGAATATGGAAAAACAGGTGATTGTTTTTTGTTCCGGCCGCGATAACCATTGGACGAAATTTTTGGCAGAACTTTTTAAAGCTAACGGCGCCCAGGTCATCTACAGCCTGCCGGCCGATCACGACCGGCAAATGGCGGTGGCGCAAGCCTTCACCCATTTTATCAATATTGTTTTCGCGCGCACCATCCAAAAACAGAAATTCGAATTGCTCAATACTTTTTCCACGCCGGTTTTCCGCCTGCAGAGCGTCGTGGCCGGGCGTGTTTTGGGCGGCAGTCCCGAGCTTTACGCCGATTTGGAAATGGAAAATCCTTTTTTTGCCGCTCTGGCCGAAGAATTTTTAGGGGAAGCAAAAAAAATCATCAGCCGGTTGAAGGCTAAAGATCGCCAGGGTTTTGCGGCTGATTTTGCCGAAGCGGCCGCGGCTATGGATCGCTTCGTTCCGGTGGCGCAAGCCAAGGCGGTGGAACTTATCTCTTTATTGGACCGCCAGCCGGTGGAATTGAAAAAATTTTCCGGCGCGATCAAATTGGGTAATTTGAAAGGGCGGGTGGCTTATTTGGGGCCGGACGGGACTTTTTCCCATCAGGCGGCGCGCCAGGTTTTTCCCCGGTCGATGGAAGAAATGCCCTGTCCTGCCATTACCGGTATTTTTAGCGCGGTCATTAACGATGAAGCGATTCTCGGAATTGTGCCGGCGGAAAATTCCACCGAAGGGGTGATTCAGGAGACGATGGACAATCTGATCAAGCATCCGCTGCGCATTGTCGGCTCTTATAAACTGCCGGTGCATTTGAATTTTTTGGCCCGCACTGCTGATGTTAAAAAAATAAAAGTGATTAAATCCCACGCCCAGCCGCTGGCCCAATCGAGAAATTGGCTTTATCAGCATTTTCCCGGGGCAAAACTGGAAGTCGAGTCCAGCACGGTGCAGGCGATCCTTTCCAGCATGGATCCGAGCGTGGCTTTTATCGGTTCGCAAGCGGCGGCGGAAAAATATAACCTGCAAGTTTTATTTGAAAATATCGAAGACAAAAAAAACAACATCACCCAGTTTTATATCATTGCCAAGAAAGATTCGCCCGAGCTGGCCAAGAAATTGGGCGCGGATAAAACTTTGTTGCTTTTGGCGGTTTATGATCGGCCCGGAGTCTTGCGCGATATTCTTAATGAATTCGCCCGGCGGAATATCAATCTGACCAAATTGCATTCCAAGGCGACGGAGGCGGAAGGCTGGGATTATTATTTTTTCGTCGAGCTCGCCGGATTGCCGGAAAATAAAAAAATTCAGGAAGCTTTAAAAGCGATAAAAAAATTCTGCTCGATTGTCAGGATTTTAGGTGAAACATAA